A segment of the Methanosarcinales archaeon genome:
CTATCCAATACGCTCTCTCCCTGATTTTATCAATGCTCTGGATACATACGATCTTGTAGTTGGGGAGCGGGTAGAATTTGCAGGGGATGCTCTGCCCAAACTCTTTCTCATAGGTGATATCATATCCAGAGGACTTTTCCACGTGCTGTACTCGTCAAGGGTCGATAACCTATCAGGATTACGCGGAATTAAGAGGGAGGCCCTTGAAAAGCTTTCACTGGAATCAGATGATTTCGGGATAGAGACCGAGATTACCGGGAAAGCAGTACGTCTGGGACTGAAAATCAAGAAGATACCAATTGTTTATAATGTGCGGATTGGTAATTCAAAATTCAGACCTATAAAAGATGGCATGATAGTCCTGAAAGCAATGTTAAAATACAGGGTAAAAAAACTTTCATAAAGCGTCATTATTGAAATCAGGGTTGACCCTTGTTTCTTTTACATTTACTCCTTTATCTATAACCAGTTCAGGCCAGAGACTCACATTAGAATGGATGGTGACATTATCCCGGATCACATCCCTGGGTCCGATCACAGTTTCTGTTTCCAGTATGCACTCATTACCTATTTTTGTATTATTATCAATTATTGCCCCGGAAACACTGGTATTTCGACCTATCTCCACATCATTGAATATGATGGCAGATAGTATCCTGGCGCCATCCTTT
Coding sequences within it:
- a CDS encoding glycosyltransferase, with the protein product MVTIILPTKNEESCICATIAKIREVCESPRIIIVDGNSTDNTVKIAEDNGIEVIYDHGLGKGEALRCAFDHVNDDVIFLDVDGTYPIRSLPDFINALDTYDLVVGERVEFAGDALPKLFLIGDIISRGLFHVLYSSRVDNLSGLRGIKREALEKLSLESDDFGIETEITGKAVRLGLKIKKIPIVYNVRIGNSKFRPIKDGMIVLKAMLKYRVKKLS